A single window of Cydia splendana chromosome 13, ilCydSple1.2, whole genome shotgun sequence DNA harbors:
- the LOC134796479 gene encoding probable ATP-dependent DNA helicase HFM1: TILQYFRDGFTDVFGETIDEVADENFSQPLSLPTTCDTPPESNGINTNGVETIRPAKHTGQHGEFRSVEEIDPKYRCLFTYPYFNLVQSRIIEDALYSDKSLVVCAPTGSGKTVVFEQAILQLLMHMEDTHYNGDFKIIYMAPVKAVCNERLTEWYPKLTKLGLLCIEVTGDTEVDFSQLSPYRVIITTPEKWDMLTRRWRDHRGLVEMIKLFLIDEVHILNDETRGPVLEAVVSRMKTVESAAQSAHRIEQLQQQYQGAEPSISVPPSIRFVAVSATVGNPEDVADWLGTNEKPAVFHKFGDECRPVKLQRIVEGYACAEGTSIFKFDLILNYKLWPIIQKYYNGKPTLIFCNTRKSVALTAETLSREVTVSFSPEQKAKLTALASTLKNKKLQFTEKLVVTAEV; encoded by the exons ACAATTTTACAATATTTCAGGGATGGTTTTACTGATGTTTTCGGTGAAACAATTGATGAAGTTGCAGATGAGAACTTCTCGCAACCTCTTTCTTTACCTACCACGTGTGATACTCCTCCTGAATCTAACGGAATTAATACGAATGGGGTAGAAACTATTCGACCTGCGAAACATACTGGTCAACATGGAGAGTTTCGGAGTGTCGAAGAAATAG ATCCGAAGTATAGGTGTTTATTTACGTATCCATATTTCAATTTGGTGCAATCCAGGATCATAGAAGATGCCTTATATTCAg ATAAGTCGCTGGTGGTCTGCGCCCCGACAGGCTCGGGAAAGACCGTGGTATTCGAACAGGCCATTCTACAGCTACTTATGCATATGGAAGACACACATTATAATGGAGACTTCAAGATCATCTACA TGGCACCAGTAAAAGCGGTATGCAACGAACGCCTAACAGAATGGTACCCGAAGCTTACGAAATTAGGGCTCCTCTGTATTGAAGTCACTGGCGACACGGAAGTGGACTTTTCGCAACTAAGCCCATACAG GGTAATAATAACCACGCCAGAGAAATGGGACATGCTGACCCGTCGCTGGCGCGACCACCGCGGTTTGGTCGAAATGATAAAATTATTCCTCATCGATGAAGTGCACATACTCAACGATGAGACTAGAGGGCCGGTGTTAGAAGCGGTTGTTAGCAGGATGAAGACTGTTGAG TCAGCAGCCCAGTCAGCACACCGTATAGAGCAACTTCAGCAGCAGTATCAAGGAGCTGAGCCTAGCATCAGCGTTCCTCCGAGCATCAG ATTTGTTGCCGTTTCTGCCACCGTCGGAAATCCTGAAGACGTAGCCGATTGGCTCGGGACAAACGAGAAACCTGCGGTATTTCATAA ATTTGGAGACGAATGCCGTCCAGTAAAGTTACAGCGAATAGTGGAAGGATATGCATGCGCTGAAGGCACCAGTATATTTAAATTCGACCTCATACTGAACTACAAATTGTGGCCTATCATCCAGAAATACTATAACGGAAAACCTACTCTg ATATTTTGTAACACGAGAAAGAGCGTCGCACTTACTGCAGAAACTTTGTCAAGAGAGGTGACCGTCAGCTTTAGTCCTGAACAGAAAGCGAAGCTCACGGCGCTAGCTTCCactttgaaaaataagaaattacag TTCACAGAGAAACTCGTGGTCACAGCGGAAGTATGA
- the LOC134795958 gene encoding uncharacterized protein LOC134795958, producing MEVLKDYDNADTISIDTLALEELLEEERARELADLNSLSKKVGHLHTSLLYYRNSKSKMGAASYETWRTLVKKVGGTPDGWRDLGYILGIPQDDLDYISNSMKYEPDPTNVVLKVFMQDEDSTLDKIIDAFLKLKRYDILKALEQSLLDLTQCFNDKQEDSGYHSNSKNVQREIISYMKNLVNDLPPALSKNKDHNQPNPVPRIPLNPVDINVQKDGPILFLTYVEDGLRTACNIQRLVAGWDSEVRVVMLNDRRDEVYQNPERFIREYVEKADYVVPILTTGYLSAIRTHNTSAPSTNGNLDHKYVNYVYNLITGQYIYADGCLNKKVRSVLPEGVFVPWMLISSYPVLKPWTCESEFDKQFKSFLGLTDGS from the exons AT GGAAGTTCTAAAAGATTACGACAATGCAGACACAATCAGTATTGATACTTTGGCGCTTGAAGAACTTCTTGAAGAGGAAAGGGCGAGAGAATTGGCCGACTTGAACTCCTTGAGTAAAAAAGTGGGTCACCTTCATACAAGTTTGCTGTATTATCGTAACTCAAAGTCTAAGATGGGTGCAGCGAGCTATGAAACTTGGAGGACGCTGGTAAAGAAGGTCGGAGGCACTCCCGACGGTTGGAGGGATCTTGGCTACATTTTAGGCATACCACAGGATGATTTGGAT TACATATCAAACTCAATGAAATATGAACCAGACCCAACTAATGTAGTACTTAAAGTGTTCATGCAAGATGAAGATTCAACATTAGACAAAATTATAGACGCTTTCCTGAAGCTGAAACGCTACGACATATTAAAAGCACTTGAGCAGTCGCTCCTCGATCTCACACAATGCTTTAACGATAAACAGGAAGACAGTGGTTATCATAGCAATAGCAAAAACGTACAGCGAGAAATAATAAGTTACATGAAAAATTTGGTGAACGATTTACCACCCGCCTTATCGAAAAATAAAGACCACAACCAGCCAAATCCGGTACCAAGAATACCGCTAAATCCAGTAGATATTAATGTGCAAAAGGATGGGCCAATTCTGTTTCTCACATATGTGGAAGATGGTTTACGGACAGCTTGTAATATTCAGCGATTGGTTGCCGGTTGGGATTCAGAAGTTAGGGTGGTTATGCTCAATGATAGAAGGGATGAAGTTTATCAGAATCCGGAGAGATTTATTAGGGAGTATGTGGAAAAG gctGACTATGTAGTACCAATCCTCACAACGGGCTACCTAAGCGCAATAAGAACACACAACACCAGCGCACCCAGCACCAACGGCAACTTAGACCACAAATACGTCAACTACGTCTACAATTTGATCACCGGACAATATATTTACGCAGACGGGTGTCTAAATAAGAAGGTTAGAAGTGTACTGCCTGAAGGAGTGTTTGTGCCTTGGATGTTGATATCGTCTTATCCGGTATTGAAACCGTGGACTTGTGAATCAGAGTTTGATAAACAGTTCAAATCGTTTTTGGGGTTGACTGATGGCTCATAG